ACTGGGTTGTAGTTCGTCATCGATGCACGAGCAATAATATCTTGTGCATATGAGGACTGTGATAGAAATAATCCTGAATCTGAGCGAGTCACAGTAATACCCAGAAATTGATGTAACGCGCCAAGATCAGTCATAGCAAATTCACGTTTCATCAACCCAATGAAACGGTCTAGAAGTGCATCAGTAGAAGCGATTAAgacaatatcatccacatatagtaATAAGTATGTAGTGTCCGAACCAGAGTGATAGACAAAAAGTGACGGATCACAAACACTTCCAAGAAAACTGCAACCAATAATAAATTGTGCAAACCGCTGAAACCATGCTCGAGGGGCCTGTTTAAGGCCATAAAGAGACCTACGGAGGCGACAAACATAATCAGTATGAGCGGAATCAACAAAACCTGGTGGTTGATGCATATATACTGTTTCAGCCAGGTCACCGTGAAGAAAGGCATTTTTGACGTCTAGTTGACGAATGCCCCAAGAACGAGATGTTGCGATGCTGAGCACAGTGCGTATAGTCGCTGGTTTAACAACTGGACTAAACGTCTCAAAGCAATCAACTCCAACTTGTTGAGATTTGCCATTGGCCACTAGTCGAGCCTTGTAACGTTGCAAGGTGCCGTCAGCGTGAAACTTGTGACGAAAAAGCCACATTGACCGAATGATATGAGCGTTACTAGGGCGAGGAACCAGTTCCCAAGTGTTGGTCATAATCATAGCATTATATTCGTTTTTCATGGCAGCATTCCAGTTTGGGTCCCTAAGTGCATAAAGATGAGAACGGGGAAGAGGGGAAATGGGAATTGTGGATTGGACATgaagattgagtttttggatgggGCGGAAGATGCCCCGGGAGGACCTGGTGGTTGGCCGAGATGTCGCTCGAAGCTGTGCGCAGGAAGGTGTGGCTGGATGAAGTAGGCTGGAAGAGGCAGGCACGGAGATGGGCTGCACGGAGGTGGGCTGAGTCTGGGAGGTTGTTGGAGTGTCGAGGGAGATGGGTTGTGAATTGGAAATGGGATGAGAAGAGATGGGCTGAGTAGAAGTGGGCAGAGGAGAAGTGGGTTGAGTAGAAATGGGCTGAGTAGAAGTGGGCAGAGTAGAAGTGGGTTGAGTAGAAATGGGCTGAGTAGAAGTGGGCAGAGTAGAAGTGGGTTGAGTAGAAATGGGCTGAGAGGGATAAGTTAGCCTGCGGTGTGGAGGAGTGTACAAGGGCGAGTGAGATGGGCCTTGTTCAGGAGGTGGAGCGGAAGTGAGCGTGGGTACAGGCTCAACAGGATTTGAAGGCACATGTGATGGATAGGTGGAGGAATCTAGAAATGAATAGAGAGGATGGATTTGTGGGTTGTGAGTAGGGGAAGAGCCTGGAAAAGAGGAAATAGAAAAGGGGAATACGTTTTCCTTAAACGTGACATGTCTTGAAATAATGATTTTGTTTGTGGAAATGTCAAGACAACGATAACCACGATGATTGGGtggaaaaccaagaaaaacacacctagTGGAGCGAGGAGCAAGTTTGTGTGGTGTGGTAGAGGAGAGATTAGGgtagcaaagacaaccaaaaatgcgtagaTGAGTATATGTGGGTTGGCGTCTATATAAGATGGACATTGGTGATTTGAAATTGAGAAGTCTAGTAGGAAGAATGTTGTGGAGGTAGACAgccataagaagagaataaacccAATATTTGGGAGGAACGGAGGTATGAGACATTAGAGTACGAGTGATATCATTGATTCGGCGAATCATGCGTTCAGCCTTACCATTTTGAGATGATGTGTGAGGACACGAGAAGCGAAAAACTAGGCCGTTTTTACTAGCAAAGTTGTGAAAAGTGGAATTGTCAAATTCGCGACCCATGTCGCATTGGAATGATTTAATTTGGCGTTCGAATTGAGTTTGAACAAAAGATTGGAATTCCAAAAATTTGGTGAAGACTTGGGatttcaattttagtggaaaaacccataaataattggtgaaatcatccaaaaatagaaGATAATAACGAAATCCCGTATCTATATTCAACGGAGACgtccataaatcactatgaatTATATCAAAAGGAGCAATACTGGTAGAATGAGAGTCATAAAAGGGAAGACGAACATGTTTGCTAAtttgacaagaatgacaaagaTTGGGGGAATTATCCTTATTACATTGAATAAAAGATTTTGTGCGTAAAGCATCTAGGACAGCTTTGCCAGGGTGGCCGAGGCGACTATGCCAAACGGTAGGTGAACACACGGCAAGAGAATATTGGTGAGGTGGTGGCGAAAAAGAGGATTGCACGGCGGAGGTGGTGATGGGATAGAGTTCCCCAGAACTATCGCATCGGAGAATAGTCTTCCTCGAACTCAAGTCCTTCACAGAAAAATCATaaggatcaaattcaacagacacatgattatcagtggtaAATTTTCGAACAGAGATTAAGTTTTTGATGATGGAAGGAACGACAAGGGTGTCGTTGAGGTGAAGGGTGTGAGTTGGAAGATTTATGTACTTAGAGCCACTAGCAGTTACCGGAATGCTATTGCCATTTTCCACCAAGATAGAACGAACATTACTAGAATTAAAAACTTTTTGTAATGTACCTGGATCCGAGGTGATGTGTGAGGTTGCTCCGGTGTCCATATAGAAATCATCATCGGGTGTCCGAATGCTCATAGAGCTGTAGGCTTCGGCCATATCTGACGGTTGTAGATAGTCTGTGGTCGGAGCAATGTAGGCTTGCGGTGATCGGCCGGATGTTGGATGGCGGCCACGACCCCGTCCTCTTCCACGGTTCTGGCGGCCTCGTCCGCGGTTGGCAGGTGGAGCAGCATTCCAGGGAGAAGCCCAGTAGGGAGTTGCCGGATATGGGCCAGGTGCAGCAGCGTTCCAGGGAGAAGCCCAGTGTGGGTAAGGGTGAAATTGGCTTGCTGGGTTGGGCAGTAGTGGGCTTCTGTTCGATCAAGTAGTGGGCTGCTGGTGAGAATGCAGTGGGCCTGTTGGGTTGGGAAGCAACGGCGCTGTGCGATCCAGGGAGTGAGGTGACTGTTCTGTAGAGAAGAACGGACTTTGTTGATGACGCTGTACAGCAACAGGAAGGTGATGGGAGGCGTGCGGTGTTCCGGCAGCAAGGGCAGCGTGAGTATTTGATGTGGATTGATGTTCGTGGCGAATCTCTTCAGTGCGTAGTTGAGATCGAGCAGTGTCAAAAGATGGCATCGATTGTTGAATGAAGGAGGCAACAGTATTATATTCCTCCGGAAATCCATTGACAAGTTGGATAACCAGTCGTTTTTCATCCATTGGAAACTCGAGGTCACTCAATCGATTGGAGAGTGCCTGTAGCTTATCACAATAATCATCAACGTTGTTACAGTCAATAAATTTTAGATTTACGAACTTACTTTCAAGGCTGGCAGCGCGGTTTCCTTTGTTGTCTTGGAAGAGACGTTTGAGATGATTCCATAAATCCTTCGCAGTTTTCCCAGTTTTGAGAACAGTCAGCATCAGATCTTTGGtcatggtggagaacatccattgaCGACATAGGGCGTCAAGTTGTAGTATGGTGGCAGTGTCAAGATCTGGTGTGGGAGAAGAATTATGAATAAGAAAAAGGAGGTTGTGcgcttgaagatgaagttgaaataGGAAAACCCATGAAGAGTATTCGTCTTGTTTGATATCTAGTGTAACAGGGATCAAAACTTTGATGTTGGAAACGGCGAAAGCCGGATGTATGGTTTTTTTATTACTTGGCATGGATTGattatttgccattgatgattattggtgtttttggtgtttttagaggaagaagaaggaggaccGATTTTGGCCTCGTGATACCATGTCGGATGTAAATGAATCCTTTGAATTATTCTTATTTCATAAACTCATATAAATAGTATTACAGGAAATCTGGGAGACTTCGTTGCATATCGTATATTCTCCCAGATAAATAAGGTAACAGAATTATATTGTCTATTAGAAAGATCAATTGCTAACACCATATCCATTTTACTTAGTTCCAAAGGTATAGACCCGCGTAAGAAATTGCTAGAAAAATTCAAGTACAATTTCAAACTTCTCAATCCTGCAAGCTTATTAGGGATCGAACCCGATATTTGGTTGCGAGAAAGATCTAAGATTTCTAAGTTTATACATTCACCTAAACTTGACGGTAAAGTTCCTGATAACTGATTTTCGTAAAGCAAAAGCCTTCTTAACTGAATGAGATTAGATAATGTAACAGGAATTGAACCGGAAAGCTTGTTCATTGATAAATCAAGAAGACCCAAGTGAGGAACGTCGCCGGAATCAGCTGGAATTTCTCCAGTAAGTGAGTTATTAGACAAGAAAACCTTCTCAAGCTTCTTCATTTGGCATAATTCAATAGGTATCGATCCATTCAAGAAATTACTTGACAAGTTTAAGAGGGTTAAGTTAACAAGATTTGAAATACTAGGTGGAATGGAACCAAAAATGTGGTTCTCTCCCAAGTGAAGTTGTAAGAGATTGGATGAAAGATTTCCGATAACTGTTGGTATTTCTCCACCAAGATGATTTCCAGCCAACTCGAGCTCTTGAAGATTAGAAGAATTCAGAAGAGAAAGGAAAAAGGGTTCAAGATTATGACTAATGAAGCCATTATACGACAAATATAAGAATTGTAACTCTAGCATTTTGCGTACCATTTCCAAGGGTAATTCTCCGGTTAGAGAATTGGATTCCAAATCAAGCCATTGAAGTTTAGATGACTTGGGAAGAGCTTGAGGAATCCGACCCACCAACTTGTTGGACCAAAGTAGAAGAAATTTAAGCTCATTAAGCTCACAATGATCTAACAATGGTATCTTACCACCAAGAGAATTATTTGAAAGATCGATATACTCTAGTGTAGACGATGAGCCATTGCATAAAAGTGATACTGGAATCTCCCCCACAATCCGGTTACTTCCTAGATTGAGATAAACCAACTCTGTGAGGTTTCCTAACTCCGCCGGAATTTCACCTACAAGAAGATTAGAAGCCAGACTAAGTTGCGTAAGCCTACCAAGTTGGCCTATTTGTGGTGGTATTCGACCACTAAAGTAATTGCCTGATAAATCCAAAACCGATAAGAATGAAAGATCAGAAATAACAGAAGATATCGTCCCTCGAAGTGATTTTCCGCTAAGGTCTAACTGCACCACGCGATTCAACTTGTGGCTGCACCCTATTCCGGTCCAGTTACatacttgttttgatgatttccaaCTTTCTAAAGCATTCTCAGGGTCTGAAGTTATACTAGACATGAACTTGAGCAATGAAAGTAGTTCATTTGAGAAAGAAACTTGAGTAGTATTTCTACTTGAAACAATTGTTGAATACATTGTTATACATAGACAAGTAAACAataaaaagccacacaaacccatTATCAATGAATATGAATGTATTTGTGTATGTTAGAGTATACAAATATTATATGGAAAGTTTTAGtatttagagttatatttagCGTTTGATATATTTAATAtgaattgatttacaagtattagtctTGCATACCAAGTTATGGTATCACTATATATATCTTATGGGTTCTCAATGTAAATCATCTCATTCAATAATACAATTCTCTTTTATCATAATATCTAGTAGTTCTGTCTTGGTATCGGAAGGTTCGATCCGGACCTGTTGCCCACTTCGTTTTCTTTTCTAACCGGCGGCGGTAGCCTTCAATGCTACCGTCCGCCGGATCTTTTCTCCGTTGCTATATgattagtttttcttattaggttttttattttttaggtttatcatCTACAAAACCTTTCTCTCCTGTTTTCTCTTGAAGTTCTCCTCACTGACACCATCTTCATCCATTCTCCCAATTCTTCTTTTACTTTACGGATGAACTTTCGAGCCGAATCAGAGCTTCGTCCATTCTCCTCTTTATCTGTTCCATCTCCACTTTTCCCAACTGTTTTCGTCCCACTTGCTTTCTTTTCCATCTGTGTTGCTTACGTCCAGTAGTATACACACATCTCCCTACGTATACAGTACCCCCCCTTCTCTTATTCATTGTTTATTTCTTTCCATATTATATTATTAATCCTAAGCCCCCGCTCAACCTATAATAATTCCATTATCACATCGGCTCCTTGTGTCTGTCC
The nucleotide sequence above comes from Papaver somniferum cultivar HN1 chromosome 8, ASM357369v1, whole genome shotgun sequence. Encoded proteins:
- the LOC113303323 gene encoding uncharacterized protein LOC113303323 — protein: MANNQSMPSNKKTIHPAFAVSNIKVLIPVTLDIKQDEYSSWVFLFQLHLQAHNLLFLIHNSSPTPDLDTATILQLDALCRQWMFSTMTKDLMLTVLKTGKTAKDLWNHLKRLFQDNKGNRAASLESKFVNLKFIDCNNVDDYCDKLQALSNRLSDLEFPMDEKRLVIQLVNGFPEEYNTVASFIQQSMPSFDTARSQLRTEEIRHEHQSTSNTHAALAAGTPHASHHLPVAVQRHQQSPFFSTEQSPHSLDRTAPLLPNPTGPLHSHQQPTT